The DNA segment AGTCCCTGCAGATCCCGATTCAGGGGGTGGACGGGTATGAGGCCGATGACGTGATCGGCAGTCTGGCCAGCCAGGCGGACCGGCCGGTCGACGTGGTCACCGGGGACCGGGACCTGTTCCAGCTGGTCGATGATGCCGAGGGCATCCGGGTGATCTACACCGCCCGGGGAATGAGTCGACTCGCCATGGTCGACGAGGCTTGGATCCGCGACAAGTACGGCATCAGCGCCTCCCAGTACGCCGATTTCGCCAGCCTGCGCGGTGACCCCTCCGACGGCATCCCCGGGGTGAGCGGGATCGGGGAGAAGACCGCGGCGAGTCTGCTCAGCACCTACGGCGACCTGAACGGCATCCTGGCCGCCGCCTCCGATCCGGACAGTGCATTGACCACCGCCACCCGGCGCAAGTTCGCCGCGGCGATCGACTATCTCGGCGTCGCCGGGGAGGTGGTACGGGTGGCCCGCGACCTGCAGCTGCCGGCACCTCCGCCGCTGCCCGGCCCTCCGGGGGCGGCCTTCGACGCCCTGGCCGAACGCTGGGGCCTGGGCAGTTCAGCCGATCGGATCCGTACCGCGCTGGGCGCCACGGCTGACTGAACCGGCGAGCCGCCCGCAAATTCACTGACAATTGGCGCTGCGCTCATTACCCTGTTCCTGTCCGGCCACCGAGGTCGGACATGTTGACCACGTCCGCCATCGGCGGCGCGCAGGCGGAAGGGGGTGCACCCATGGACCGACGGATCGGGAACGGCGGACCGAGGAATCTCGGACATGCCGAGGAACTGACCCCGCGTGGAATGCGTGTGCGGATACCTGTCCGCCCCAGGAGGACCCCGATCGGTGTCCTTTCTGCCGATCTGCCGCCCGCGCCTCGTGCCGGGCGGTTTTTTGTTGCCCGGGTGGATGTTGCCCGGATGCACGCCGGCCGCTGCCGGCATCCCCGACCGCGTTGGAGGAGGTCTCGGTGATGAGTGGTGTGCTGGTTCTGAACGCCGACAACACCGCATTGCACACGGTGTCGGTGAAGCATGCGATCGGGATGCTGGTCCGCGAGGTCGCGATCGTCGAACAGGCCCGCGAGGGGGCGGTGATCGGACCGTACCCGTGGCCGCTGGTGCTACGGCTGGTCCGGTACGTGAAGACGGCCTTCCTCTATTCCCGGGCCCCGGGGTGGACCAAGCGTGGGGTGTTGCGCCGGGACCGGCACCGCTGTGCCTACTGCGGTGCCCACGCCTCGACCGTCGACCACCTGCAACCGGTCTCGCGCGGCGGCCAGAACACCTGGTTGAACACCGTGGCGGCCTGCGGTCCATGCAATGCCCGGAAGGCGAACCGGACACCGCGGGAGGCCGGGATGAGCCTGGCCTGGAAGGCGACCGTACCGACCCGGGCTTCGCTGGTCCGCTGATCCCGACGGGGGTCAGCGGGTCAGTTCGTAGACTGCCGAGCCGGCGCGCAGGTTGGCCACCTTGGTCGACCAGTCGCGTTGGCGTCCCTGTTCGTCGAGGATGATCCGGCGTTTGATCCGCAACCCGACATCGGCGAAGAAGTCCTCCAGGTCGACGATCGTCGCGTGGTGGATGTTGGGCGTGTTGTACCACGCGTAGGGCAGTTCCCGCGACATCGGCATCCGGCCGCGGAGCAGCCGCAGACGGTGCCGCCAGAGGCCGAAGTTCGGCACCGAGACGATCATGGTCGGCGCGATCCGGCTCATCTGCCCCAGCACCTCGGCCGGTTGCCCGATCACCTGCAGGGTCTTGGACAGGATCACCACATCGTAGGAGTCGGTGCCGAAGTGACCGACATGATCATCCACGTCACGCTCCAGCACCGGTACGCCGGCCCAGATCGCCTGCAGCACCGCGTCCGGATCGATCTCCACACCGGTGATCCGGCAGCCGTGATGGTCCCGCAGGTGCACCAGCAGGTCACCCGGGCCGCAGCCGAGGTCGAGCACCCGGGAGTCGTTGGGGACCAGTTCGGCCAGCAGTTGCAGGTCCTGGCGCAGACCGATGTGGTTCATACCCCTCCCCCGTCCTCTTCGGGCCCGTGATGGCTGAGGAAGGCCCGGACGGTGTCCTGGTAGCGGTCGACATCGAGCAGGAAGGAGTCATGTCCCCACGGTGAGGGGATCTCCCGGAAGGTGACCGAGGCACCGCTGTCGAGCAACTGGTCGACGATCCGCAGTGAGTGCCCGGTGTCGAAGCGCCAGTCGGAGTCGAAGGAGATGACGCAGAAGTCCGTACCGACCTCGGCGGCCCGGGCGGCCACCCCTTCGGTGGCGAAGGGGTCGAAGTAGTCCATCACCCGGGACAGGTAGAGATAGGACAAGGCGTCGAAGCGATTCAGGAAGCTGGTCGCCTGGTGGGCCAGGTAGGACTCGACGGCGAAGTCGATGCCGAAGCCACCGCCGGTGCGCCCCGGGCTCTGGAACCGGCGACCGAACTTCTCCGACATCGCCTCCTCCGACAGGTAGGTGATGTGCGCCATCATCCGGGCGATGGACAGACCGGTCGAGGGTACGCTGCCGGTCTCCCCGTACCGTCCGCTGGCGAAGCCGGGATCGCGCAGGATCGCCTCCCGGGCGACCGCGGAGAAGGCGATGTTCTGTGCGGTCAGCCGGCTGGAGGCGGCGATGATCACCGCATGCCGCAGATCCTGGGGATGGTCCAGCGCCCACTGCAGCACCTGCATCCCGCCGAGTGAACCACCGACGGCGGCGTGCAGTCTGCGTACCCCGAGATGGGCGGCCAGGGCCCGGTGGACGGTGACGAAATCGGCCATCTGCAGCAGCGGGAAGTCCAGCCCCCAGATCTCGCCACCGTCCTCGCGGGCACAGGACGGACCGGTGGTCCCCTGGCAACCGCCGAGCAGGTTCGGGCAGATCACGAAGTAGCGGTCGGTGTCGATCGGTTTGCCCGGCCCGACCATGGTCTCCCACCAGCCGGGCCGGCCATCGGTGCGGGGCCCGATGACCTGGGCATCACCGGTCAGGGCGTGACAGATGAAGACGGCGTTGTCACCGGTCTCGTTCAGTGTGCCGTGGGTGGTGTAGGCGACGTCAACGAGCTCCAGCTGCTGACCACTGGCCAGGGTCAACGGCTGGTCGGCATCGTAGAGGCGGACCGTCGGCACTCCCGCACGCTATGGTGCGCCGCCCGGGTGAGGCGCGGTCGTCTCAGTGTGTGGAACCGGTGGCGCCGGTGCCGTGGCCTGCCAGGGGCAGCCGGGCGAGCACTTCGTGTCGGGCGCCGGTGCTGTGCAACCGGGAGCTGAACAGCAGCAGTTCGGAGATCTCGAAGACCGGGCCGGAGTAGGTCTGCAGGATGCCCAGCCATCGACCGACCTCGAACCGCTGACGAGCCCGGGCCAGGGTCAGGTGGGCGGTGAAGGCGGCACCGTCGGGATCGGCGCCGACTCGGCTGCCGGCATTGCGGGTACGGCGGCTCAGCGCCGACAGTTCCTCGGCTCCCGGATCGACTGCCAGCCACAGCACCCTGGCCGCTTCGGGCCGGCCGAAGAAGCCGGCACCGCGCAGTCGGGCCTCGAAGGGCGCCGACCTGGCCACCGCGGCGGCCAGCTCCTCGATCAGCGGTTCGACCACGCGTTCGGCCACATCGCCGAAGAAGGCGGTCGTCAGATGCCACTGCTCCGGCGGGGACCAGCGCAACCGTTCATCGGCACCCATCCGGGGTTCGACGAAGGTGAGCAGATGCTGCTGCACCGGTTCGGACAACTGGGCGGCGACGAACAGACGTAGACCCATCCCGGTCAGTCTAGGCCGATCCGCCTGCCGCAGAACCTAGTCTGTCCCCATGGCAGAGATCGCTGACAATCCCGGTGCCGACCCGCACCCGACGGGATCGGATCCCGCCCCGGCGGTCACAGCACCTGCCGGGCAGAACGAGAGCACCCGCACCGTGATCATCGCCTTCGTGGCCAATGCGGTGGTCGCCATCGCCAAGTCCGTGGCGGCGGCGATCACCGGTTCGGCTTCGATGCTGGCCGAGGCCGCGCACTCCTGGGCCGACACCGGCAACGAGATCTTCCTGCTGATCGCCGACCGGCGCAGCCGCCGGCCACGGGATCGGTCCCATCCGCTCGGTTACGGCCGCGAAGCCTATGTCTGGTCGATGTTCGCCGGGTTCGGTCTGTTCACCGTCGGTGCCGTGGTGTCGATCGCCAATGGTGTGGACGCGCTGCTGAACCCCGAGGCCGCCTCCGACTTCGTGATCAACTACATCGTGATCGGCATCGCCTTCGTGCTCGAGGGGACCTCGTTCCGGCAGGCGCTGAAGGAGGCGCGAACCGAGAGCGACCTGGCCCATGTCTCAGTCGGCGAGGTGATCAACCACACCTCGGTGCCGACCCTGCGGGCGGTCTTCGTCGAGGACTTCGGGGCGCTGCTCGGCCTGGCGGTGGCGTTGCTCGGCAACATCGCCCACCAGGTGACCGGCAGCTCGTTGCCGGATGCGATCGGCTCGATCCTGATCGGCCTGTTGCTGGCGGTGATGGCGATCTTCCTGATCGAACGCAACCGGGAATTCCTGGTCGGTCAGTCCGTGCCGCCGCGGGTGTTCAATGCCGCGCTGGCCGAGCTCCGGGCCCGCCCGGAGGTCGATCGCGTGAGCTACCTGCACTGCTCCTTCGTCGGGCCCCGGCAGATCTACCTGATCGCCGCCGTCGACCTGGTCGGCAATGCTCCCGAGGCCTCCCTGGCGGTACGACTGCGCTCCCTGGAGGCCGATCTGGAGCAACGTCCGACGATCGCCGATGTGGTCCTCACCCTGTCCCTGCCCGATGCCCCCGAGGTCGAGCCGCGACCGCTGACCCGCAGCCGCCGCCGCTGAGCTCAGTCCTCGACCGGAATCACCCAGATCAGCTCACGCTCGGCAGCGGAGAGCTCGACGACATCGCCACCCACCCGTACCTGCAGCGAGGGGTTCGCGCCGCTGGCCGATGCCAGTTCCAACTCCCGGCCCGGCAGCAGGCCCGCCCCGGCCAACTGGCTCAGCTGCTCGGCGTCGTGATCACTGACCCGGCTGATCCGGTATCTACCGGCGGGCATCTGGGCCAGCACCTGCGACCGGTAGTCCGGCAGGTCACCGGTGCTGGTCGGGATCGGGTCCCCGTGGGGGTCGGTGGTGGGTCGGCCGAGGGCGCGGTCGATGCGTTCGACGAAGGTGGCCGAGACCGCATGTTCCAGGCGCTCGGCCTCGTCGTGCACCTCGTCCCAGCCGTACCCGAGGTGTTCGGCCAGGAAGGTCTCCAGCAGCCGGTGCCGGCGTACCATCTCGACCGCCAGCCGTTCGCCGAGCGGGGTCAGGCTCACCGGACGGTACGGCTGGTAGTTGATCAATCCCTGGGCGGCCAGCCGCTTCATGGTGTCGGTGACGGCGGCTGCCGAGGTGTCGTGACGGGCGGCCAGTGCCTTGGTCGTGACCGGCCCGCCGCCCCATTCGGTGGCCGACCAGATGACCTTCAGATAGTCCTGGGCAACCGGGGTCAGCTCGGAGACGTCCATGATCGCCGGCTAACCCGTACCGGTGACGGTGAGGACGATCAGCACGACGTTCAGGGTGCAGATGACGACCGAGATCACGATGCCGATCAGCTTGGTCGCCAACCGGTTCACGAACTGGCCCATCAGCTCCCGGTCCGAGGTCAGCAACAGCAGCGGGATCACCGCGAACGGGATGCCGAAGCTGAGGATCACCTGACTGATCACCAGGGTCCAGGTCGGATCGGCTCCCAGCAGCAGGATGATCAACGCCGGGACCAGCGTGACCAGTCGCCGGACCACCACCGGGACCCTCCGGTGCAACAGGCCGCCCATGATCGCCGAACCGGCATAGGCGCCGACCGCCGTCGAGGCCAGCCCGGAGGCAAGCAGGCCGATCGCGAAGATCACCCCGACGGTCGCGCCCAGATGGGAGACGATCGCAGCGTGGGCGCCGGTGATCGTGTCGGTACCACCGACCCCGCGCAGACTGCCGGCGGCGAGCAGCAGCATGGCGACGTTCACCCCGCCGGCGACGGTCAGCGACAGCCCGACGTCCCAGCGGGTGGCCCGCAGGATCTCCAGGATCCGGGGCTTGCTCAGTTCGACCCCGTGACGGTCCCGGGTGAGGGCGGAGTGGAGGTAGATCACGTGCGGCATCACCGTGGCCCCGAGCATGCTGGCGGCCAGCAGCACCGATTCCGATCCGGCGAACCGTGGTACGAGACCCCCGGCGACCTGTCCCCAATCGGGTGGCGAAACGAACAGCCCGGCGAGGAAGCCGACCACGATCACCCCGAGCAGGGTGATGATCACGGCCTCGAAGATGCGTTGACGCCGTCGTGTCTGCAGCACGAGCAGCCCCATCGAGGCGATGCCGATGATCAGTCCGCCGACCGGCAGTGGCAGCCCGAAGAGCAGGTACAGGGCCAGCGCACCACCGATCACCTCGGCCACGTCGGTCGCCGCGGCGATCAACTCGGCCTGGGCCCAGTACGGCAGCCGCGCCCAGCCCGGCAGCCGGTCGCGCATCAGTTCGGGCAGGGTCCGCCCGGTGACCAGTCCGAGCTTCGCCGACAGGTACTGCACCACCGCAGCCATCAGGCCGGCCAGCACCAGGACCCAGACCAGCAGGTAGCCCAGGGTCGCTCCCGCAGTCAGGTTGGCCGCGACATTGCCCGGGTCGACATAGGCGACCGCTGCGACGAAGGCAGGTCCGAGCAGGAGTGGTCCGCGAACCCGGTGCTCGGTTTTCCTCACGGCCAAAGTTAAGCACGCTTAACTTGCTGCGACAATGACCGCGGGGGGTGTCGCCGACAGCGACCGGTGATTCCGGCCGGGGACGCGCCAACGGGCCGGAGCCGCCGATGCACTCGGTGCAGATCGGTAGCTTCGGCCCGTCGCGGTCGGTGCTCGGGCAGCCGGTGCTGCCCGGAACTCAGAACTACCCGGTACGCAACCCGCTACTCAGGGCTGGTCGACCAGTAGCTCCCCGGAGTTGTACTGCTTGCGGATCACCTTCTTGTCGAACTTGCCGACCGAGGTACGCGGTACTGCCGGGATGAAGCTGAAGGCATCCGGCAACTGCCACTTGGCGAAGCTCTCGGCCAGGTGGTTGCGCAACTCCTCCGGTGTGGCGCTGGCCCCCTCCTTCAGCACCACGGCGGCCAGCGGCCGCTCCTGCCACTTCTCGTCCGGAATACCGATCACCGCGGCCTCCTTCACCGACGGATGACCCATCAGGGCGTTCTCCAGATCCACCGAGGAGATCCACTCGCCACCGGACTTGATCACGTCCTTCGCCCGGTCGCTGAGGCTGATGTGGTGGTAGCGGTCGAGGCTGCCGACATCACCGGTACGCAGCCAGCCGTTGTCGAACTTCTCCGCCACCTCCGGATCGTCGCTGTTGTAGTAGGTCGCGGTCACCCAGGGGCCACGGACCTCCAACTCGCCGACCGAGACTCCGTCGGCCGGCAGCACACTGCCGTCGTCGGCGACGATCCGCGCCTGCACACCGACCAGCGGTCGTCCCTGCAGACCGCGATAGGCCCAGATCTCCTCCCCTTCCACTCCCAGGGGCTCGCCGGAGACCGAGGCCAGGGGCGAGGTCTCGGTCATCCCCCACGCCTGCTTGACCAACAATCCGTGCCGATCGAGCAGCGCCTTCTGCAGGCTCACCGGCACCGCCGAACCGCCGCAGAGGATCAGCCGCAGCGACTTCGGCGCCAGCTCGGGGTGCTGATCGAGGTAGAGCAGGACATCGTTCCAGATGGTCGGCACGGCACCGGAGACCGTCGGCAGGCTGGCGTTCATGAACCGGGTCAGCGGTTCGGCCTGCAGCCAGCGATCGGGCATGCACAGCGAGGCGCCACTCATCAGTGCCGCATAGGCCAGTCCCCACGAGTTGGCGTGGAACATCGGCACGATCGGCAGCACCCGGTCGGCGAAGGTCAGGCCGGCGACATTGCCGGTGCAGGCAGCCTGGGAATGCAACCAGGCCGAACGGTGGCTGTAGACCACACCCTTCGGGTTGCCGGTGGTACCCGAGGTGTAACACATGGCTGCGGCCGAACGCTCGTCGACCTCGGGCCAATCGAAGGAGGTGGGCTGCTCGGCCAACAGGTCGTCATAGATCAACACCTGCTTGCCACTGGCACGCAGCGAATCCAGATCGGCGGCTGCGGCATCCGGGCCGGCGACCAGGACGTGGTTCACCGTCGTCATCTGCGCCAACTGCGGCGCCAGCAGCGGCACCAGCGAATCATCGACGATGATCACCTTGTCCTCGGCGTGGTTGGCCACATAGACCAACTGCTCGGGGAACAACCGGATGTTCAGGGTGTGCAGGACCGCGCCCATCGACGGGATCGCCAGGTAGGCCTCGAGATGCTCGGCATTGTTCCACTGGAACGTGCCCACCCGGTCGTCGCCGGAAATACCCAGTGCCCGCAGGGCATTGGCCAGCTGCGCGGCCCGGGCGCCCAGTCCGCCGTAGGACTGCGAACGCGTACCGTCGGCGGTGGCTGTGACCACCTCGGAATCGTGGTGGACAACCGTCCCGTGCTGCAGGATCGAACCGATCGTCAGATCGACCTCTTGCATCGTGCTCTTCATCGAACCCCTCCCGTACCGTCATTGGTGGGCAGTCTTGCCGGGTACGGCGGGGGAGCACAAGATGGCCGCGCCGGAGAGAGATCACGGAGACAGGTCGACCCGGTTCAGGCCGGTCCGTTCAGGACGACCTGTTCAGGACGACCTGTCAGGCCGGTCCGAGGGTGGCGGTCAATGCGGCGTCGAGGTCGGCTCGCAGATCCTCGACCGCCTCCAGCCCGACCGAGAAGCGCAGGTGCCCCCAGCGGCGGAACGGCTCGGGATAGGCCGCCACCCGGGGACCGCCGGTACCGACATGGACGATCAGGGACTCGTCATGGCCCAGGGAGACCGCGGAGGTGATCACCTTCAGCTGGGCGACGAACCGGTTCTGCACGTCGGCGTCCCCGCGCAGGGCGAAGCAGAGCATTGCGCCGTACCCGCGTCCGCCGAACTGCCGGGTGGCCAGATCGTGCTGTGGATGCTCCGGAAGCCCCGGATGGGCGACATAGGCGATCCGGGGATCGGCGGCCAGGTGCTGGGCCAGGGTGAGGGCACTGGCCTGCTGCTGGGCGAGCCGCAAGGGCAAGGTGATCGAGCCACGGGAGATCAGCCAGGCATTGAACGGGGAGATGGCCCCGCCG comes from the Naumannella halotolerans genome and includes:
- a CDS encoding 5'-3' exonuclease, whose protein sequence is MNSLMLVDTASLYFRAFYGLPSTLRSPEGEPVNAVRGLLDFLARLITDQRPSSLVCCWDNDWRPGWRVDLLPSYKTHRVAEDASAVADIIGAGGTGAESGQAEEAPDELGPQVPVIAEVLQSLQIPIQGVDGYEADDVIGSLASQADRPVDVVTGDRDLFQLVDDAEGIRVIYTARGMSRLAMVDEAWIRDKYGISASQYADFASLRGDPSDGIPGVSGIGEKTAASLLSTYGDLNGILAAASDPDSALTTATRRKFAAAIDYLGVAGEVVRVARDLQLPAPPPLPGPPGAAFDALAERWGLGSSADRIRTALGATAD
- a CDS encoding HNH endonuclease, with protein sequence MSGVLVLNADNTALHTVSVKHAIGMLVREVAIVEQAREGAVIGPYPWPLVLRLVRYVKTAFLYSRAPGWTKRGVLRRDRHRCAYCGAHASTVDHLQPVSRGGQNTWLNTVAACGPCNARKANRTPREAGMSLAWKATVPTRASLVR
- the metW gene encoding methionine biosynthesis protein MetW yields the protein MNHIGLRQDLQLLAELVPNDSRVLDLGCGPGDLLVHLRDHHGCRITGVEIDPDAVLQAIWAGVPVLERDVDDHVGHFGTDSYDVVILSKTLQVIGQPAEVLGQMSRIAPTMIVSVPNFGLWRHRLRLLRGRMPMSRELPYAWYNTPNIHHATIVDLEDFFADVGLRIKRRIILDEQGRQRDWSTKVANLRAGSAVYELTR
- the metX gene encoding homoserine O-acetyltransferase MetX, whose product is MPTVRLYDADQPLTLASGQQLELVDVAYTTHGTLNETGDNAVFICHALTGDAQVIGPRTDGRPGWWETMVGPGKPIDTDRYFVICPNLLGGCQGTTGPSCAREDGGEIWGLDFPLLQMADFVTVHRALAAHLGVRRLHAAVGGSLGGMQVLQWALDHPQDLRHAVIIAASSRLTAQNIAFSAVAREAILRDPGFASGRYGETGSVPSTGLSIARMMAHITYLSEEAMSEKFGRRFQSPGRTGGGFGIDFAVESYLAHQATSFLNRFDALSYLYLSRVMDYFDPFATEGVAARAAEVGTDFCVISFDSDWRFDTGHSLRIVDQLLDSGASVTFREIPSPWGHDSFLLDVDRYQDTVRAFLSHHGPEEDGGGV
- the thpR gene encoding RNA 2',3'-cyclic phosphodiesterase, with product MGLRLFVAAQLSEPVQQHLLTFVEPRMGADERLRWSPPEQWHLTTAFFGDVAERVVEPLIEELAAAVARSAPFEARLRGAGFFGRPEAARVLWLAVDPGAEELSALSRRTRNAGSRVGADPDGAAFTAHLTLARARQRFEVGRWLGILQTYSGPVFEISELLLFSSRLHSTGARHEVLARLPLAGHGTGATGSTH
- a CDS encoding cation diffusion facilitator family transporter, encoding MAEIADNPGADPHPTGSDPAPAVTAPAGQNESTRTVIIAFVANAVVAIAKSVAAAITGSASMLAEAAHSWADTGNEIFLLIADRRSRRPRDRSHPLGYGREAYVWSMFAGFGLFTVGAVVSIANGVDALLNPEAASDFVINYIVIGIAFVLEGTSFRQALKEARTESDLAHVSVGEVINHTSVPTLRAVFVEDFGALLGLAVALLGNIAHQVTGSSLPDAIGSILIGLLLAVMAIFLIERNREFLVGQSVPPRVFNAALAELRARPEVDRVSYLHCSFVGPRQIYLIAAVDLVGNAPEASLAVRLRSLEADLEQRPTIADVVLTLSLPDAPEVEPRPLTRSRRR
- a CDS encoding metal-dependent transcriptional regulator, yielding MDVSELTPVAQDYLKVIWSATEWGGGPVTTKALAARHDTSAAAVTDTMKRLAAQGLINYQPYRPVSLTPLGERLAVEMVRRHRLLETFLAEHLGYGWDEVHDEAERLEHAVSATFVERIDRALGRPTTDPHGDPIPTSTGDLPDYRSQVLAQMPAGRYRISRVSDHDAEQLSQLAGAGLLPGRELELASASGANPSLQVRVGGDVVELSAAERELIWVIPVED
- a CDS encoding Nramp family divalent metal transporter; amino-acid sequence: MRKTEHRVRGPLLLGPAFVAAVAYVDPGNVAANLTAGATLGYLLVWVLVLAGLMAAVVQYLSAKLGLVTGRTLPELMRDRLPGWARLPYWAQAELIAAATDVAEVIGGALALYLLFGLPLPVGGLIIGIASMGLLVLQTRRRQRIFEAVIITLLGVIVVGFLAGLFVSPPDWGQVAGGLVPRFAGSESVLLAASMLGATVMPHVIYLHSALTRDRHGVELSKPRILEILRATRWDVGLSLTVAGGVNVAMLLLAAGSLRGVGGTDTITGAHAAIVSHLGATVGVIFAIGLLASGLASTAVGAYAGSAIMGGLLHRRVPVVVRRLVTLVPALIILLLGADPTWTLVISQVILSFGIPFAVIPLLLLTSDRELMGQFVNRLATKLIGIVISVVICTLNVVLIVLTVTGTG
- a CDS encoding long-chain fatty acid--CoA ligase yields the protein MKSTMQEVDLTIGSILQHGTVVHHDSEVVTATADGTRSQSYGGLGARAAQLANALRALGISGDDRVGTFQWNNAEHLEAYLAIPSMGAVLHTLNIRLFPEQLVYVANHAEDKVIIVDDSLVPLLAPQLAQMTTVNHVLVAGPDAAAADLDSLRASGKQVLIYDDLLAEQPTSFDWPEVDERSAAAMCYTSGTTGNPKGVVYSHRSAWLHSQAACTGNVAGLTFADRVLPIVPMFHANSWGLAYAALMSGASLCMPDRWLQAEPLTRFMNASLPTVSGAVPTIWNDVLLYLDQHPELAPKSLRLILCGGSAVPVSLQKALLDRHGLLVKQAWGMTETSPLASVSGEPLGVEGEEIWAYRGLQGRPLVGVQARIVADDGSVLPADGVSVGELEVRGPWVTATYYNSDDPEVAEKFDNGWLRTGDVGSLDRYHHISLSDRAKDVIKSGGEWISSVDLENALMGHPSVKEAAVIGIPDEKWQERPLAAVVLKEGASATPEELRNHLAESFAKWQLPDAFSFIPAVPRTSVGKFDKKVIRKQYNSGELLVDQP